The proteins below come from a single Podarcis muralis chromosome 8, rPodMur119.hap1.1, whole genome shotgun sequence genomic window:
- the LOC114601125 gene encoding protocadherin beta-16-like, whose product MGDSFRRKQGLYLFLFLCFPGALCVSSHYSVPEEKKTGSSVANVLQDLKLGKGELSARRAQLVSKSAKQYFHLDTHSGDLLISEKIDREALCGQTDPCLLLSQIVLENPLELHSIVVKIEDVNDNVPKFSTKEFDLEIPENVSPNTHFPLESAQDEDLGRNNIQNYTLSPNEHFRLDVKSEEDGNKYVDLVLEKPLDREKDSHFGLTLTAVDGGEPQRTGTVKINIDVLDINDNSPQFTHSEYKVKLKENSPQGTLVSKVEATDLDFGSNEQITYSFHRMPKKIYNLFHLNEITGEITVLGQVDYEKETSYGMSIRATDGGGLSGHCKVLVEIEDVNDNVPEVSVISITSPLAEDSPLETLVALFSVTDRDSGDNGRTMCSVETNLPFVLKPTMDNYYQLVVQSPLDREKVSEYNITITAVDQGSPRLTSTRIINVQISDVNDNPPVFEKSSCEMQIRENNIPGLLIGSVRAADLDTEKNAKVTYSLLPGKVTDGLVASYISVNSESGNLYALRSLDYEQIKDFKVTVRATDGGSPPLSSEVTVRVIIIDENDNAPFFLYPLQNSTSPCNELVPKSVEAGYLVTKVVAVDGDSGQNSWLSYELLKATDPGLFSLGAQNGEVRTRRALSERDTSKQRLLIVVRDNGLPPQSSTAMLHVLPVGGFSDPYMKAVEVSKEEHEEDGTLTFYLVICLAAVSFVFLVCIVSFAAIKICRRDPRESFIAAPPHFPPARPDIPENGGDSQSGSLSRSYHYDVCLTGGSLSSEFRFLRPLIPVFSVGDPNLNLNQTTPSASQDIPNLVEEKESEKKVNNFLCCTPVSFFAW is encoded by the coding sequence ATGGGAGACTCCTTCAGGAGAAAACAAGGTCtgtatctttttcttttcctttgtttccctGGAGCATTGTGTGTTTCAAGTCATTATTCTGTGcctgaagaaaagaaaactgggtcttcGGTGGCTAATGTGCTGCAGGATTTGAAATTGGGAAAAGGAGAGCTCTCTGCTCGCAGAGCCCAGCTAGTGTCCAAAAGTGCTAAGCAATACTTCCACCTTGATACCCACTCTGGGGATCTGCTGATAAGCGAAAAAATAGACCGAGAAGCTTTATGTGGGCAAACTGATCCCTGCTTACTTCTCTCACAAATTGTGCTGGAAAACCCATTAGAGCTCCACAGTATTGTAGTCAAGATAGAAGATGTGAATGATAATGTCCCCAAATTCTCTACAAAGGAATTTGATCTGGAAATTCCTGAAAATGTCTCTCCAAATACACATTTCCCATTGGAATCTGCCCAAGATGAGGACCTGGGTAGAAATAACATCCAAAACTACACACTCAGTCCCAATGAGCATTTCCGCCTCGATGTTAAAAGTGAAGAGGATGGAAACAAGTATGTGGATCTCGTCCTGGAGAAGCCACTGGACAGGGAGAAGGACTCACACTTTGGTCTGACTCTCACAGCTGTGGATGGAGGGGAGCCACAAAGAACAGGCACAGTTAAAATAAATATTGATGTTCTTGACATCAATGATAATTCCCCACAGTTTACTCATTCTGAATATAAAGTAAAGTTAAAGGAAAACAGCCCACAGGGCACTCTGGTCTCCAAAGTGGAAGCTACAGATTTGGATTTTGGTTCAAATGAACAGATCACCTACTCATTCCACCGGATGCCTAAAAAAATATACAATTTGTTCCACCTAAATGAAATCACTGGGGAAATCACTGTTTTAGGTCAAGTTGATTATGAAAAAGAAACCAGCTATGGCATGAGCATCAGAGCAACAGATGGAGGGGGCCTTTCAGGGCACTGCAAGGTTCTGGTAGAGATTGAGGATGTGAATGACAATGTCCCTGAAGTGTCCGTCATATCCATCACTAGTCCTTTGGCAGAGGATTCTCCCCTGGAGACACTTGTGGCTCTCTTCAGTGTCACAGACCGAGACTCCGGAGACAACGGCAGAACCATGTGCTCTGTGGAGACAAATCTTCCCTTTGTCTTAAAACCCACAATGGATAACTATTATCAGCTTGTGGTCCAAAGTCCCCTGGACAGAGAGAAGGTCTCAGAGTATAATATCACCATCACAGCCGTTGACCAGGGCTCCCCCAGGCTCACTTCAACAAGAATTATTAATGTTCAGATCTCAGATGTCAATGACAACCCTCCAGTATTTGAAAAGTCTTCATGTGAAATGCAGATACGGGAAAACAATATTCCAGGACTGCTCATTGGCTCAGTCCGTGCTGCTGATCTGGACACTGAGAAGAATGCCAAGGTCACCTACTCACTTTTGCCTGGGAAGGTCACTGATGGCCTTGTGGCCTCTTACATCTCAGTCAACTCTGAAAGCGGAAATCTGTATGCCCTTCGATCCCTGGATTACGAGCAGATCAAAGATTTCAAGGTGACGGTGAGGGCTACAGATGGAGGGTCTCCTCCCCTCAGCTCAGAAGTTACTGTCCGAGTCATTATCATAGACGAAAACGACAACGCTCCCTTCTTCCTCTACCCTCTTCAGAACAGCACATCCCCCTGCAATGAGCTGGTGCCCAAGTCGGTGGAGGCCGGCTACCTGGTCACCAAGGTGGTGGCTGTGGATGGAGATTCTGGCCAGAACTCGTGGCTTTCCTATGAGCTGCTGAAGGCCACAGACCCTGGTCTTTTCAGCCTAGGAGCCCAGAATGGGGAAGTGAGAACCAGGAGAGCCCTGAGCGAGCGAGACACCAGCAAGCAGAGGCTCCTGATAGTGGTCAGGGACAACGGGCTCCCTCCCCAGAGCAGCACTGCCATGCTCCATGTCCTTCCTGTGGGTGGCTTTTCGGATCCTTATATGAAGGCTGTGGAGGTCAGTAAAGAGGAGCACGAAGAAGATGGGACCTTGACCTTTTACTTGGTGATCTGCCTGGCTGCAGTCTCCTTTGTGTTCCTCGTTTGCATTGTTTCCTTTGCTGCCATCAAGATCTGCAGGAGGGATCCCAGGGAAAGTTTTATCGCTGCCCCTCCTCACTTCCCACCTGCCAGACCCGACATCCCAGAGAACGGTGGCGATTCTCAGAGCGGGTCGCTTTCCAGGAGTTACCACTACGATGTGTGCTTAACCGGGGGGTCCTTGAGCAGCGAGTTCAGATTCCTCAGGCCCCTCATTCCTGTTTTTTCTGTGGGGGACCCAAACCTCAATCTGAACCAGACCACTCCTTCTGCTTCCCAAGATATTCCTAATCTGGTGGAAGAAAAAGAATCAGAGAAAAAGGTGAATAATTTCCTGTGCTGTACACCAGTTAG